Sequence from the Saccopteryx bilineata isolate mSacBil1 chromosome 6, mSacBil1_pri_phased_curated, whole genome shotgun sequence genome:
tctgtctgtccctgtctatccctctctctgactctctgtcttgtaaaaaaataaaaaataaagaaataaaaagaaagaaataggaatcttaattaaaaaacaaacaaacaaagacccACAAGATTGAGAAACAATTAGCTACgtggactgaaaaaaaaaagagagagaaaagcaagtatctaaaatcagaaataaacaaaGGCTATTACTAAtgaattcacagaaataaaatgaatttagagAAGTGTAGTATGTACTATTGCACATCAAGGAACTGAATAAGCCAGATAAAATGGACAGTTTCTAGAAGCACATACATTACCAAGAATAAActttaaaggaataaataatatgAATAGACCTGTATCTGGTTATGAAATTgtattaagagtaaaaaaaaaaaaaatcacccaacaAAGGAATGTCCAGGACTGTTttgtttcactggtgaattcgaataaacattaaaaacgaACATTAATCTTCTTCAAACcttgcaaaaaattaaaatggaaggaaGACTTCTTGACTCATTAGGAGTCATTCGAAGACTCATTCTCAGCCATCCTCACCTGGATATGAAAACCAGATGAAGGCACAATAAGAAAGCTATAGACCTACacttggtggcacagtggatagagtgtcgaagtgggatgtggagggaggacccaggttccaaacccccaGGTTGCCGGCTTGGGCAAGGTTTCACTAGCTTGAGGgcgtggttactggcttgagggtgggatcttagacattggctcatggtcactggcttgagcccaagattattggcttgagcaaggggtcacttgctctgctctagtcccaccccctgcccccagtcaaggcacatatgagaaagcaatcaatgaataactaaggtgttgcaaccaagAATtggcttcacatctctctccatcctccctgtctgtccctatctgtccctctctctgtctctgtcacacacacaaaacaatgaaGCTACAAACCAATACCTTACATCAATTTCAGTCCCACATTCCTCagccaaatattagcaaaccaaattcaacatcATGTGAAAAGAATTATATACCGTGACCACCTGGGGTTTATTCCTGCAATGTAAGTGCAGTTCAACATGTGAAAATCAAAGAGTGTAATATATCTCATTAACAGGAtggcaagtaaaaatatcaaataaacttCTCTCACTTGCtgcagaaaaagcaattgatgaaAGTCACCATTTTTCATGATAAACACAATCAGTAAGTTAGAATAGATGGATATGTCCACAGAAATCTTGCATGAAAAACCCACCGCTAAGATCGTACTTGATGGTGAAAGTCTGGTAGCGAAATTTCTCTCTaatatcagaaacaagacagggatgtgcACTTTTAGCACGAATAATCAACCCAATCCTGGAAGTTTCAGAAAAAGCAATGAAACAAGAACCACAAATAAAAAGCATTGTTTGACACgtaaaggaagaagcaaaactatcTCTGTTCTCACGTGACATGACGTTATATGTAGCAGTTCTAAAGATTTCACACTCACACTCTGCCAGCGCTAACCAATGATGTCAGCAACTTTGTGGCAGAGAAAAATCAACACACACAACTCAACTGCTTAATCCTTTACCTCATTTAGccaacctgcccccccccccacagctgtCAGTATCTTCTTGGTATGTGAGTCTGTTactattttgtttactttgtcATTAGATTCCCaaccttgttttcatttttgctcaGACTTCCCCATTACAGTGAGACCCCCGAGACTACCCTGTTTGAAATACAACCCGTCTTACAGATTCCCCCATTCTCCTACCCAGCAATACTTTAATTTTTCACCTTAATGCTCATAATTTTCCAATATGTTATCTTATTCACTTACTTATTATGCatattgtttattgtcatttttctaCTAATACAGAAGTTCCATGGGGCGGCTACTTTGTCTCTTTTATTCAACAACGCACCCACGTTCCTATAACAGGTCCTCCACATAGTAATTATCCAATAAATATACGTGTGACATGTGCACTCCCAGTGCTACACCTCCCTGAGGCCCTGACGTCTATTGTACACGGGCAAATCTGTGGAAACAATGGCAGAAACTACGTCCCCCTAGTAGATGACTTGGCAAAAAATCCCAGGAAGgaatggggcacatgcaggaagcagaGAGCCCAGGAGAATGAAACCACCAacccctgtccccacaccctcccttccccacacacagTGACCATGGGATGGACAGGGGGCCGTAGGCACTGAGGACGGCAGAGGAAATCTGTGGGCTCTAGAATCAGACGCCCGAACTCAGAGCACGGCTCACCATTCACCGCTGAGTCACCCTGAACCTCCCTCggcttttattttcttacctgGATGGTACGGGTGACAAGAGTTCCACCTCGGGTTAAATGACCACAGGAGGTAACAGCTACGGGACCTGCCCGAGCTGAGTGCGGGAGAACTGATAGAATTATTACTTGTACTATCTGATGCCCTGCGGTCTCTCTGGATATCCGAGGACAGGTGTGGATACGGATATGGTTACAGATCTAGAGCGCAGGGCAgcactctctgtctccttctccccaGTCTCCCTCCTCATCCTCATCAGGCATGGTGGAGACCGCAAGATACTGATTCACAGACTTCTGCTCACTTTCCCCTCACCTTCCCCTTTATCAGCTCAGCTGTTCTCTCTGAATACGCATCTGTTCCTCTTTTGCTTTGCATATttattggttttggtttttttgagattccacagataagtgaagCATctggtatttctctctctctctctctctgactcttttccCTTAGGAGAACAGCCTtcagtccatccatgttgtgacaAATGTCAAGATTTCATTCCCTTTTATTGCCGAatatactccattgtatgtatggGCAGCATTCTTTGTTACGCAGGCATCTACTGATGGACCGTTTTCCTCCTCTTACCAAGAGAGGAGCTTGCTTTTTGTAGAGTTTAGGGAGGAGAGGGGTAAGTTTGGAGAAGTAGCAAGGAGGCGGGTGTCTgtgggacagacaaacagacagactaAACATCTGTTCGTGTGCATTTCATGCAGAGTGAAcaaaatggaagagaatagaaaggAAAGGCTTTAATAAAATCCCAGGTGCGTGTGTGAATCCCTCACaccaactcacacacacacagacactcacacaCAGATACACCCATCACAAACGTGTATGGAAGTGTCCTCACAGGCCAGTACAGGTTGTTTTTAGGGTTAATGAAATTATGACACATACTAAACCCCCAGTCACACACTTGCTACATGGGAACCGTGCAGCATATAATTAACAGAAGTTCTCGAGTAAACAGCGGAGTTTAGCTCCGGGTCTGAGTGGCGTGatggcgggcgggggggggggggggtaggggtgaCCGCTCCCCGGTTTCCTCCTCCTGGGTTACTGGTTTTTCTGTGATCCCTCAGCACTGCCAGGCCGGGCAGCACGACAGGGCTGAAACAAGGCGCCCCGGGAGCTGGTGGCCGAGACTCGGATCCGGCTGCTCTGCTGATATAGGTGAGGATGGAGGGCACGTTaagctctctgcctcagtttccccacctacaAGTGCGGGATGAGAGCCACAGCTCTCCCACAGGGACGCTGTGACGGTCAGACCCGTTAGCGGGCACAGAGTCGTCGCTGCTGCTGTGGTTTGCTGCACCCTCTGCTCTGACACCTCTGGTGACCAGGTGCAGGCGATGGACCCACGGAGAACATGCCCGGGTCCCTGATCCCATGCCCTCAGATAACGCCCTGCCCGTCGCCCTCTCTGCAGCCCTGCGTGACACACCCACGTTTTCCCGGAGGCCCTGAAATCTCTGGGGCAACAGGAGGTCCAGGGGCCGGGAGAGGAGGTTCTAGCCCCGCACGCTCACCTGGGAGGCCCAGCAGCAGAGTGAGCAGCAGGCACGGAGGAGCGCGGGGCCAGGAGGCAGGGACGGGCATCCTGAGGCCTGAGGAGCCGGCTCTGTCGCGGGGCGGGTGCGGGAGCGGGTGCGGGGAGCTGGTGCGGGCTGGGACAACCCGGACTCTCTGCTGGGTGAGAGGGGAGCCCCGCCCCGTCATACAGGAGGAAGTGCGGAGGACGGGCTGAAAGGCGGGCTGTTAGATAACCTGTTCCTGCTTCTCGGTTGTGAAACAGAGTCAGGCCGAGGCCAATGCAGGGAGAGGAGTCACTCATCTTAGTTTCCCGAGAGACCGGGACAGGCCTGCAGAAAACTGCGCTTCCTCCCTGCGTGGGGCCTCTGGTCTCCATGGTGATGCCCCACTGAGGGGCAGGACAGGAAGGGTCCGTGGTTGGGTTGAGGGCTGTGTAGCCAGTGCGTGGCCGCGTCTCCTCCACCCTCACCGAGAGCTGCTCCGCTGAGGAAGGCGGAGGGATCCCCAGAGCCTGGTCAGCGTTGGGATGGGAACCAGGTCTTCTCCTGAATGACTCTCTGTCTATTCCAACCCTTAGTTGATGTTACCGGTACAAGGTTGCCCAAATGCAAGTGTGATGTGGACCTCAGAACTTGTATGTGCCTCCATCCAGAGAGAGGGGTTGTGTCCCAACTTCTGTGCGGGAGGGGGAATAGGTGATATGGCAGCAATGACACCCCAGGCATTTGTCTCAGAGAAACGAAACCTTATGTCCTCACGAAAATCTGCGCATGATGCTTATAGAAGCTTTCTTTGTAATAACAGAATACACTGAAAACAACGAAAATGTCCTATAACAAGCAGCTATGCAGACGGTGGTGCATCCGTATAAGAAagtaatactcagaaataaaaaggaatgattttttttttgtatttttctgaagtgagaagcagggaggcagtcacacagactcccacatgtgcttgaccgggatccacccagcacgcccaccagggggcgatgctctgcccatctggggcgctgctccgttacagccagagccattctagcgcctgaggtggaggccattcagccatcctcagtgccggggccaacttttgctccagtggagccttggctgtgggagtggaagagagagacagagaggaaggagagggggaggggtggagaagccagatgggtgcttctcctgtgtgccgtggccggaaatcaaatccgggacttccacatgccagaccaacgctctactgctgagccaactagccagagctAAAGGGAATGAATTCTTTACGTGTGCAACAATTTAAAGTTCCTCCAAGGCAATATGTTGAGGGAACAAGGTTGAGCTGTAAATGTCTCCTACTATACGATTTCACCCATATCCCATTGTTCAAACGACCCAGTGGCGAGCGGATTGGCTTTGGGGAGGTTCCGGGGTGGAGGGGACGGTGTCATTAGGCAGGGCCAGCACAGAGGAACCGCTGTGGTCTGCATCCTGGTCCAGGTGGTGGTTATACAAACAGACACCTGAGAGAGGAACGTAAGCAAAGCCAGAATGTTGCAAGATTCAGCTATGAGTGAATAGCAACGTTATGGTCATTGGAATGTTAGCCACGGACTAGTCAGTTAGTATAATGGGATAGGAGCGGGGGTGGGGACTAGAACGAGTGCCTGTGTGGCACGAGGTCGGGAGTGACAGAACCCTGTGTCCCCATCTTTCTTAGGGGGACGTCTGTAAATAATGCCCAAGAGGGAGAAATTCCGGAGTCTCCATGACCAAAGTCCGTCCCTGATGCAGCTTTTTCATCAGAGAGAAGGGGCGTCAGCAGGCTGTGTGGGTGGTCTCTGGTGCAGGTGGGGCTGacggagctggggtgggggggctgggctCTCGGATGACCCGCAGGTCCTGGCAGCTTCTGCTCTTCAACGGAGCCCCCTGGAGAAGGCAGGAGGCCAGGCGTCCCAGGGCAGGCAGGAGCTGTCGGGACAGTAGTTCATTCACTCACTTCACAGACAGTGATTGGGCATCTCCCTGCCCAGTGGCTGCCACTCTTCCTGGTGCAGGGTAGAAATGTGGGCCCTGGAAACCACACCCCAGTGCTCCTTCGGAAATCGGGGTTCCCTTCCAGCCCCACGTGGGTTCTAGTCACCTCCTCCAAGTCCCTCACGGGGGTTCTGTTAGTTGGTTTTGCcagtatttttcttattcattccgAAGATGTATCATagagagacaaaaatatataGTAGTTGATGGGGCTGGGGGGGACTCTTTGGAGTTTGGGTCTCAGAGCTTCGACCTGCATCCCATCTGTATATCTTGGGTCCCCGGGTCCCAAGGAACTTCATTTAAAAACCTTCAAACTGCAGGGCACTGTACAATACTGGAGAGTGTATAGCTCTTAGCATGCTGAGAGACATCTGGCGGAAACAGGAGGGCTCACAGATGTTTTGAGGCTGGGGCACCCATGTGGGGACCATGTGACTTTATGGGTCTTCCCCGGACTCCTCTGTTTCCAGCCTCTGACAATGGCCTTGACCTCCCCTCTCCAAGGACTGAGAGGCCTGACCCCAACTTACCTGCTACAGGTTCCACCACCTGCAGAAGTAGGTGACTGTGAAACTCATCACCAGCAGCACCTTGAGGCCCAGGAGCAAAGCCACAAATACCAGGGCCGGTGTCTCTGGACCTAAACACCAACAGGCAGAAGGTGAATGCCTAACATCACCGGGGCTCTGTGAATGTAAATACCTCCTCTGACGCCACGTTGCCAGGCAGTTTCGGCACCACCACAGATTGCGCCCAGGTCTATCTGATTCCGGGCCCCTGTTCTCTTCTCTACGCTCAGCTTCCTCTTGGAAGTAAGTGAGGATCTTGACCTTTCAACCTCGCCTTGAATTTGACCCAACAAATATTCAGTTGGACCATCTGTCACTCACCAGCTAACATGCCAGCATCCAGAGGTACAAAGCTCTGTGTCCTCAAGGCCCTGCGGTCAGTTGTGTGGACCTTTAATACGGTATTGGGAGGCTGGTGTCGTTTGCACCATTTatagatgaataaactgaggctctgaggggACCATGGACGTGGCTCCCCGAGTTCACAACACTGTAATGACTGAAGACTAAGTTTCGAAATCGTTTTGTTGGAATTCAAATAGTAACCGTCGCTGACATGAGATGTAGACTCACATGTGGAGTTTACGTATGTTAACTCATTAAAAAACCCTCACaatattggccctggcaggttggctcagcggtagagcgtcggcctagcgtgcggaggacccgggttcgattcccggccagggcacacaggagaagcgcccatttgcttctccacccctccgccgcgctttcctctctgtctctctcttcccctcccgcagccaaggctccattggagcaaagatggcctgggcgctggggatggctctgtggcctctgcctcaggcgctagagtggctctggtcgcaacatggcgacgcccaggatgggcagagcatcgccccctggtgggcagagcgtcgcccctggtgggcgtgccgggtggatcccggtcgggcgcatgcgggagtctgtctgactgtctctccctgtttccagcttcagaaaaatgaaaaaaaaaaaacaaaaaaaaaacaaaaaacaaacaaacaaacaaaaaaaccctcacaagGGCTCTATGAGTTGGGAGCCTCCCTTTGACCCGTCTACACTGCGTCCGACCtgtctacagatgaggaaactgcatCCCAGAGAGGTTAAGCGCCCGCACAAGAGTTAAGTGAACAAAGCCTGCTCTGTCGTTAGAACAGCCACCACGGGGCCCGCAGAGTAAGGGTTTCAAGCAAGTCTTAAAGTCTTGCGTACGTGGTGAGATGTGGTTATGGACAAGTCTCCCCGTACAACCCGGAGACGCGGTTTTAACGAGAGAGCCTTGCCAGGGCCGTCTCAGTATCTCCGGGAGCGAGCATCCTGAGACGAACACTAGGGGACTTTCAAGGAGGTTGAGCTGAGAGATTGTTCTCTTCtcagaaatgaataaaaccttCCAGGATGGTCACATGTAAAGGAAGCCCCAGGCCAGAAACTGTCCCGGTTATTCAAGGAATTTCAGACGCTTAAATTGGGCAAGATTTTAACCATTATGCCCCCATCCCCGTCACGGCCTTTTGGAATCCACTCAGGAGACAGAGGCGACCCAACTGCTTATAGGAGAAGAGGAGAGCTTACCTGGGCTCCCGATGGTCTTGTATGTGACGTGGGCTGTTGGGGACATTATGAGGTTGGCCAAGATGGGAGGCTGTGCCTCATGCTGCACCATACAGGTGAGCACCCGCTCGGACCCCTGCAGTGACGCGTTCACCAACTGCAAGCTCTCCAGGCTGTAGGTCCCATCACTGTTCTGCGTGGGCGTGAGCTGCACGACTCCCTCGAACATATTGCAGTTCTCCAGCCAGGTGAGATGCACACACTGTGGATAGAATCTCTGCACGTGGCAGGTGATAGCCACCAAGCCCGAGGAGGGCGAAGCCTGGGACACGGTCACTGCAGGGGGAACTGACACAGGCCAGAGAAAGCAGACAGTTACTCTAGGAAGTCTACTGTGGGAGCCTGAGAGCCCCTTTTGGGTGGGGTCATCTCACCAGGGCCTGCCACAGAGGAGGGTGTAGGTACTGTGCAACAGATGCACGCAGAAGTAAATGCATGATGGATGAGAGTGTGGACGCAGGAGTGAATGCATGcctggatggagggatggatagatggatggacggacagatggatgatggatggatggacaggtgcatggatggatggatgcatgcatgcatgcatgcatggatgTAGGCATGAATGTATGGATCTatggatgggtgagtggatggatggaaggatgaatggatggaggGATGCATGGgtgcatggatgcatggatggaggGATGCATGGATGGAGGGATGCACGGGTGCATGGGTGCATGGATGGAGGGATGCACGGGTGCATGGGTGCATGGATGGAGGGATGCACGGGTGCATGGGTGGAGGGATGCACGGGTGCATGGGTGCATGGGTGCATGGATGGAGGGATGCATGGgtgcatggatgcatggatggaggGGCATGGATGGGAGGATGGATGGGTGTATTCTTTTATCCATGAATGTATggataaaagaataaacaggaaAGATGCAAGCCATCCtaatctttcttctctttcccatttTGGTCATTAGAGATGAAAAGATGAAGTTTGAATTCTATTTAAGATTCTGTGAACCAGTTGACTAACCTGTGACTTGGTAACTCTAAGGTTTGAAGATTCATTGACTCTAAATCTTTATGACTCGAAGATACTAAGATTTTACATAGGAGGGAACATGGGTTTGGAGGGGTTAAGTATAACATGACTGTCAAAATGTGCACAAGGTCACAAGTAGCTGGAATTATGTCAGAGACAGTATGTAATTCTGACACCAAAACTTTAAGGCTGTAGCATTTTAAAATCCTGGCTTCTGAAATTTTGATCTAACAACTTCTAGACTATTTTCAACCATATTTTCAGCTGTGCAATAGCATGCATTCATAATGAGAAAAATttggaagattttttaaatactataaaaCATGAACTATTCCAGTGCAATTCATACGGGTGCATAGCATGAGATAGTTCTGACACTACACCAGGGGACGGGAGATCCGGGTTCTGGTCCCTGCGCTGACACCAGAGCCAACCACAAGGCCTTGTGCAAGTCACTTCCCCTCTGTTTTCAAGACTCTGAAGTTATGAAATGGTCAAAGGGGAGCTCAGCTCTCCTGGGGCTGGTTAAGACAGACTGCAGCTGTTTGTTCTAGGGCAGACAGAGTAACTCCTTACGCGGTGTAGTTTGAAGGAACTAAGGGCTTCTGACCCCAAAATATCCTTTCTCCAGACTCAACCCGCCTGGACCTTATTACATGGTATCAGTGGTGACGTGGATGGGTGGGACGGTCCAGGCAAAACACCACCCCCAGGTCACTCCCTACTATGATACCTCAGTCTGTTCCCTTCAGCACATGAGCCAGTAATTCACACGGAGCAAAGAGCAGGACCCCAGGAAGGGGAAACCAGGATGGGGAAGGCCTGGCGACGGGGGTGGTACCCATGGAGAACAGCCCAGGGCCGGGCATCACCATGCAAGTGTCATGGGCTCTAGATGGTGGCAAGGATCACTGCAAGGATGCACATGCGCAGATGGCCCATTCCAGCCGCCAGAGAGTTCTCCTGGCCACGGGGTGTCCGTGgtagggtctgagggacagagacccGGGCGCGGCTGACGATAGCCGCTTCCATCGCTGAACGGCCGCGGGAGGCAGTGCGCATGCGCCGTCTCACTGAACCCTCCCACCACCAGCGAGATCAGCGCAGAGCGCCACTTGGCATCAGAAAAACACCGCACAGAACAAAAAGCCGCTTAGAAGGATCCTGTGCGAAACCAGGGCCCGATTTCATAGAACTTGTCAAAAAGGATTTGGTTGAAACTTCCTTCGGAAAACGTTTCCATGGTGAAAATCATTCTATGAGTTTATGTTTGACATTAAGCAAAGAACGTAATCAACCCTCTGCACCACTTCTTAGAATGAACGAGTGTTGAGAGTGTAAGGAAgttagcataatttttttttttttttttaccccaaatcATATGCTACAGTATCAGCAGAGCCTTACATCTCCCGTTCACAAGAACAATCACTCATCGGAAATTGTGAAAAATTCTTTGTTCTATGCACTTTTGGAAAAGCCTCTTTTTAATACGTGGTTCTGTCTTGAAGTGCTCACAAGTCCATGAGGACaagacatttgtttttctcccccCATCTTTAACCACTCCAGGACTTTGCCTATGATCTCAGAGTTCCCCAATATCATTTGCATCAACTTTCTGATATAGCAGCTTTCCCCAGACCTCTGATTTCACTTCACAATGGAGGTAGATTCCAGGTGCACAGCGTGGTCTGAGGTTTGCCATGCCCCAATCAAGGCAAGACCCGCCTCCGAGGGCTCCACTCCTCCTGTCAGCCCACCCACCGTCCCAGCGTTTGGCAGTGCTGCTGGGTGATGCTGCTTCCCCTCTCAAATTCCTGAAACACCTCCCCGAATCTCTCCTCGAGGTCCCTGGGTTACCAGGAAGTGCCCCCCAGCTCACGGGGCCCATCCCAGCCTCCCCTCCTTTGTGGAACAAGCTCAGGAACAGTCCACGGTGCACAGTTCCCGAGAGAGCGCCCACTGGTGCTGAGCCTCCGTCACCCACAGGCACGCCCAGTTcgatctctccctctttcttgggTTGTCCCGCCTTCCCCGTCTCATTCTCTCCGTCCCTTATTCAGGGGAACCCGAACAGAGACAGCCCACAAACACATTTCTGTGATGGGAGACCCAACCTGAGACGCACACAGTGTTGGGGCAAGGAGGGctcttgagtgtgggctggtTTTGTAAAGTCATCGATTCATTTGTGAATGCTTTTCTGTGATTCTTGCTTCTCCGCACGACTGTCCTCATTGCAAGGAATTACATACTAAATCCTCAGATAAGGAAGAGCCCCTCTCCCACACATGCATACCCTGAACGATCATTTTCCTACTTTACAGGCagagatgggaggcagagagaatggAAGTGACCAGCAGGAGACCCCACAGCTGGTAAGCAGCTGAGTCAGGAGCCAGAATTCACGTCCGCTGTCCCTCACCCACCAAGCTGTACAAACCCGGGAAGCCCTCACTCCATCGATCCTCAGTTTCCTTCTATAAACCACGGATGGGACACACGGTATCGGGCGGCTATACACATTACACGGGTCAGCTCGCAGGCACAAATGTGTTCTCTAACCATGTGCCATGCTCACTCGAGACATTCGTATCAATACCTTATCTATGTGAAATGATGTGTTGACGTCCATGATGGTAGCACGCAAAATAGAGAGGGAAATATTTTGTACACTTTACAGTCCTACACACATTTAAGGAATTAATTTTACTTGCTGTGCAACCCTGGACTACTCACTTGCCTTCTCTAGGCTTTAGAGTTCTCATTGACAATGGGATGATTACTAAG
This genomic interval carries:
- the LOC136309225 gene encoding signal-regulatory protein beta-1-like, which translates into the protein MFEGVVQLTPTQNSDGTYSLESLQLVNASLQGSERVLTCMVQHEAQPPILANLIMSPTAHVTYKTIGSPGPETPALVFVALLLGLKVLLVMSFTVTYFCRWWNL